The proteins below come from a single Miscanthus floridulus cultivar M001 chromosome 1, ASM1932011v1, whole genome shotgun sequence genomic window:
- the LOC136502146 gene encoding dynamin-related protein 4C-like, with product MSKKLQMGGPKQAKGAADDGKSDVAGAAGSAVTASAIAVSYDDQIRPLLDAVDRLRHLKVTQEGIQLPTIVVVGDQSSGKSSVLESLAGISLPRGQGICTRVPLVMRLQDDPSADSPKLQLEYSNGRVVTTTEANVGEAINAATAEIAGSGKGISDAPITLVVRKRGVPDLTLVDLPGITRVPVQGQPEDIYDQVAKIIKEYIAPKESIILNVLSATVDFPTCESIRMSQQVDRTGERTLAVVTKVDKAPEGLLEKVTMDDVHIGLGYVCVRNRIGDETYDQARVEEERLFKYHPLLSKIDKSMVGIPVLAQRLMQIQATIIAKCLPDIVKQINDRLSRSSAELDQMPQDLNNVADAVRVFFHIVKQVCNSLEKVLVRGDFAEYPDYREFHGTARIAEMLSGYAKSLPAQCPTNTKEPFLMEEVRILEETKGINLPNFLPRSAFLVLLKKKVETIDQVPQDLVNGVWEYVEELVMKVLLKQSDNFPQMQSPCRRAVQTLMDKARLRSAQHVKELIAMELVADYTANPDYMKTWAEIMEGYEKFMEAVEDKSKPTRITLEGFGEVDVSHLRVYADLAGKAFDLRARLTAYWKSIVLRLVDGLALHVLLSVKLLVEKDLEEELGNELLSNKLAGVEKMLAPSPSTGTKRERLKKSIVLLRQSKEVVANIMDRISAAGEI from the coding sequence ATGTCCAAGAAGCTTCAAATGGGGGGGCCTAAGCAGGCTAAGGGTGCGGCCGACGACGGCAAGAGTGACGTCGCTGGCGCCGCGGGCAGCGCGGTGACGGCGAGCGCCATCGCGGTCTCCTACGACGACCAGATCCGCCCGCTCCTCGACGCGGTGGACCGGCTGCGCCACCTCAAGGTGACGCAGGAGGGCATCCAGCTGcccaccatcgtcgtcgtcggggaCCAGTCCAGCGGCAAGTCCAGCGTGCTCGAGTCCCTGGCCGGCATCAGCCTGCCGCGCGGCCAGGGGATCTGCACGCGCGTGCCCCTCGTCATGCGCCTGCAGGACGACCCCTCCGCGGACTCGCCCAAGCTCCAGCTCGAGTACAGCAACGGCCGCGTGGTGACCACCACCGAGGCCAACGTCGGGGAGGCCATCAACGCCGCCACCGCGGAGATCGCCGGGAGCGGCAAGGGTATCTCCGATGCGCCCATCACGCTCGTCGTGCGCAAGCGCGGCGTGCCCGACCTCACGCTCGTCGACCTCCCCGGCATCACGCGCGTGCCCGTGCAGGGGCAGCCCGAGGACATCTACGACCAGgtggccaagatcatcaaggaGTACATCGCGCCGAAGGAGAGCATCATCCTCAACGTGCTCTCGGCCACGGTGGACTTCCCCACGTGCGAGTCCATCCGTATGTCGCAGCAGGTGGACCGCACCGGGGAGCGCACGCTCGCCGTGGTCACCAAGGTCGATAAGGCCCCCGAGGGCCTGCTTGAGAAGGTCACCATGGACGACGTGCACATCGGCCTCGGCTACGTCTGCGTCCGCAACCGCATCGGGGACGAGACGTATGACCAGGCGCGCGTTGAGGAGGAGCGGCTGTTCAAGTACCACCCTCTGCTGTCGAAGATCGACAAGTCCATGGTCGGCATCCCGGTCCTCGCCCAGAGGCTTATGCAGATACAGGCCACCATCATCGCCAAGTGCCTCCCTGACATCGTGAAGCAGATCAACGACCGCCTCAGCCGCAGCAGCGCGGAGCTCGACCAGATGCCGCAGGATCTGAACAACGTCGCCGATGCGGTCAGGGTGTTCTTCCACATCGTCAAGCAGGTCTGCAACTCACTCGAGAAGGTGCTGGTCAGGGGCGACTTCGCTGAGTACCCTGACTATCGCGAGTTCCATGGCACGGCGCGCATCGCCGAGATGCTGAGTGGATATGCAAAGAGTCTGCCCGCTCAGTGCCCGACGAACACCAAGGAGCCGTTTCTGATGGAGGAGGTGCGCATCCTCGAGGAAACGAAGGGCATCAATCTCCCCAACTTCCTGCCGAGATCAGCGTTTCTGGTCCTGctcaagaagaaggtggagacCATTGATCAGGTGCCTCAAGACCTTGTCAACGGCGTGTGGGAGTACGTGGAGGAGCTGGTGATGAAGGTTCTGCTGAAGCAATCCGACAACTTCCCGCAGATGCAGTCGCCCTGCCGCCGCGCCGTGCAGACCCTGATGGACAAGGCGCGGCTGCGCTCGGCGCAGCACGTCAAGGAGCTGATCGCGATGGAGCTGGTGGCGGATTACACCGCCAACCCCGACTACATGAAGACATGGGCCGAGATCATGGAGGGCTACGAGAAGTtcatggaggcggtggaggacaAGTCGAAGCCGACGAGGATCACCCTGGAAGGCTTTGGCGAGGTGGACGTGTCGCATCTCAGGGTGTACGCTGACTTGGCAGGGAAGGCGTTCGATCTGAGGGCGCGCCTGACCGCGTACTGGAAGAGCATAGTGCTGAGGCTCGTTGATGGCCTGGCACTGCACGTCCTTCTCAGCGTCAAGCTGCTGGTGGAGaaggacctcgaggaggagctcggCAACGAGCTGCTGAGCAACAAGTTGGCCGGGGTGGAGAAGATGCTCGCGCCGTCGCCGAGCACCGGAACGAAGCGTGAGCGCCTCAAGAAGAGCATCGTCCTGCTTCGTCAGTCCAAGGAGGTCGTTGCCAATATAATGGACAGGATTAGCGCGGCGGGTGAAATCTAA